A genomic segment from Helicobacter sp. NHP19-012 encodes:
- a CDS encoding YceI family protein, with translation MRFFSLSLILAGLLSASPYKIDATHSSVGFTATHLLVSKVSGDFSQFKGVADIEKGQLKALDGEIEIKSIDTKNAKRDKDLLSANFFDAHEYPKGYLKATKISQKSDGGLQIEAMLKLKDTEKEITLEGKLTGPIKHPKSGADVYGLELQGVVSRKVFKIGQNTPPKLVGENIQVAIHLELHH, from the coding sequence ATGCGCTTTTTTTCACTTAGCCTCATCCTAGCCGGCTTGCTCTCGGCCTCTCCTTATAAGATTGATGCCACCCACTCTAGCGTGGGTTTCACTGCCACACACTTATTGGTGTCTAAGGTTAGTGGAGACTTCTCCCAATTTAAGGGGGTTGCGGACATTGAAAAGGGGCAGTTAAAAGCCCTAGATGGCGAGATCGAGATCAAGAGCATCGACACCAAAAACGCCAAAAGAGACAAAGATTTACTCTCGGCTAACTTCTTTGATGCACACGAATACCCCAAGGGCTATTTAAAAGCCACAAAAATCAGCCAAAAAAGCGATGGGGGCTTGCAAATCGAAGCCATGTTAAAACTTAAAGACACAGAGAAAGAAATCACTCTAGAGGGTAAACTCACAGGACCCATTAAACACCCCAAGAGCGGGGCGGATGTCTATGGGCTAGAGTTGCAGGGCGTGGTTTCGCGCAAAGTCTTTAAAATCGGGCAAAACACCCCCCCTAAACTTGTGGGTGAGAATATCCAAGTTGCCATCCATTTGGAGTTGCACCACTAA